A single genomic interval of Microbacterium hydrocarbonoxydans harbors:
- a CDS encoding NAD-dependent succinate-semialdehyde dehydrogenase — protein MSTQTEQALLDSIPTGLFIGGEWIDGETGATFDVHDPATGAVIRTIADATPGDGIRALDAAVAAQDSWAATAPRTRSDILRRAFDLVQEHKEDLALLMTLEMGKPLAEARGEVGYGGEFLRWFSEEAVRISGRYGINPEGTGHMVVSQRPVGPSFFVTPWNFPFAMATRKIAPALAAGCTVVIKPPALTPLTTMFFTSLLEKAGLPAGVVNVVQTSKSSALSAPIIADPRLRKLSFTGSTEVGRKLIAQAAEGVLRVSMELGGNAPFVVFDDADLDKAVDGALAAKFRNIGQACTAANRFIVHKDVAEEFGRRVTERVNAMKIGRGTEEGVAIGPLIDKDAVAKAGELVDDAVERGATLLAGGKALEGTGTFYEPTVLTDVVPGSAILREEIFGPVLAIATFETEDDAVRLANDTEYGLVSYVFTENLQRGQRMIDRLETGMMGLNVGVVSNAAAPFGGVKQSGVGREGGLEGIHEYLSTKYTLIPVS, from the coding sequence CATCCGCACGATCGCCGATGCCACCCCCGGCGACGGCATCCGTGCGCTGGATGCGGCGGTCGCCGCCCAGGATTCGTGGGCGGCCACCGCGCCCCGCACCCGCAGCGACATCCTGCGCCGCGCGTTCGACCTCGTGCAGGAGCACAAGGAGGACCTCGCGCTGCTGATGACGCTCGAGATGGGCAAGCCGCTCGCCGAGGCGCGGGGAGAGGTCGGATACGGCGGAGAGTTCCTCCGCTGGTTCAGCGAGGAGGCTGTGCGCATCAGCGGCCGCTACGGCATCAACCCCGAGGGCACCGGCCACATGGTCGTCTCGCAGCGTCCGGTGGGGCCGTCGTTCTTCGTGACGCCGTGGAACTTCCCGTTCGCGATGGCGACCCGCAAGATCGCGCCGGCGCTGGCAGCCGGATGCACCGTGGTCATCAAGCCCCCGGCACTCACCCCGCTGACGACGATGTTCTTCACGTCGCTGCTCGAGAAGGCCGGTCTCCCGGCCGGCGTCGTGAACGTCGTGCAGACGTCCAAGTCGTCGGCGCTCTCGGCCCCGATCATCGCCGACCCGCGGCTGCGCAAGCTGTCGTTCACGGGATCCACCGAGGTCGGTCGCAAGCTCATCGCTCAGGCCGCCGAAGGCGTGCTTCGCGTGTCGATGGAGCTGGGCGGCAACGCCCCGTTCGTCGTGTTCGACGACGCCGACCTCGACAAGGCGGTCGACGGGGCCCTGGCCGCGAAGTTCCGCAACATCGGGCAGGCCTGCACCGCGGCGAACCGCTTCATCGTCCACAAGGACGTCGCCGAGGAGTTCGGCCGTCGGGTGACCGAGCGCGTCAACGCCATGAAGATCGGGCGAGGCACCGAGGAGGGCGTCGCCATCGGACCGCTCATCGACAAGGATGCCGTCGCCAAGGCGGGCGAGCTCGTCGATGACGCCGTGGAGCGCGGTGCCACCCTGCTCGCGGGAGGCAAGGCGCTCGAGGGCACCGGCACGTTCTACGAGCCGACCGTCCTCACGGACGTCGTGCCGGGATCCGCCATCCTCCGCGAGGAGATCTTCGGACCGGTGCTCGCCATCGCGACGTTCGAGACCGAGGACGACGCCGTGCGTCTGGCGAACGACACCGAGTACGGGCTCGTCTCGTATGTGTTCACCGAGAACCTGCAGCGCGGACAGCGCATGATCGACCGGCTGGAGACGGGCATGATGGGTCTGAACGTGGGAGTGGTGTCCAACGCCGCTGCCCCATTCGGCGGCGTCAAGCAGTCCGGCGTCGGTCGCGAGGGCGGTCTCGAGGGCATCCACGAGTACCTGTCCACCAAGTACACGCTGATCCCGGTCTCCTGA